GGCGGGTGGACCTCGTGACGCCGCACGCCGAACACGCCCGCGAGCTGGTCGACGCGGACCTCTCGGGGCTCACGGTCGTTCACGACGCGATGCACGGCTCCGGCCGCGGCGTCACCGACGAACTCCTCCGCTCCGCTGGCGCGGAGGTGTTCAACGTCCGCGACGACCGCGATCCCGAGTTCGGGGGGACGCCGCCGGAACCCAGCGCCGAGAACCTCGGGCCGCTCGTGGAAGCCGTGGAACGACACGGCGCGGACCTCGGCGTCGCCAACGACGGCGACTCCGACCGCGTCGCGTTCGTGACGCCCGATCGCGGCCACTTAGACGAGAACCTCTTCTTCGCGGCCGCGTACGACTACCTGCTGGAGTCGGACTCCGGCCCCGCGATCCGGACAGTCTCGACGACGTTCCTGATCGACCGGATCGCCGAGGCGCACGGGGAAGAGGTGTTCGAGACGGCGGTCGGCTTCAAGTGGGTCGCGCAGTCGATGGCCGAGCACGACGCGCTGATGGGCGGCGAGGAGTCCGGCGGCTTCTCGATCCGCGGGCACGTCCGCGAGAAGGACGGCGTCCTGATGGGACTGCTCGGCGCGGCCGCGGCAGCCGCCGAACCGATGGACGACCGCGTCGACCGCCTGCTCGACACCCACGGCGACATCGTCGCCGACAAGATCGGCCTCGACTGCCCTGACGCGGAGAAGGACCGCGTCATCGACGAACTCGACGACGCCCTTCCCGACCGGGTCGCGGATCGCGACATCGCCGAGGTGGTGACGCTCGACGGCTTCAAACTCCTGCTCGACGACGGCTCGTGGCTCCTCGTCCGCCCCTCCGGGACGGAACCCAAAATGCGGATCTACGCCGAAGCGGCGAGCCAGGAGCGCGCGGACGCGTTGCTGGCGGCGGGCCGGGAGTTAGTCGAGCCGCTCATTTGAGAGGGTCGCAAACCGCTCACCTGAGCACACCGTACAGGCGGTCGTCGCTGCCGACGGGATCGCCGGCGCCCTCGACACCGCTATCTTCCGACCCGCCGACGCCGGTCCCCGATTCATCGTCGCGGCCCGTCTCGCCGGCGTGCTCGCGGATCTCGAACCCGAGCGCCTCGTAGAACGGCCGCACCTGCTCGTGGAAGCGGGCGACGAGCGGGCCCGCCGAGCGCGTCGCGGCCGCGTCGACGAGCGCGCGGCCGATCCCGCGCCCGCGCCGGGAGCGGTGGACGGCGATCGATTCGATCTCGGTCGCGGAGCGATCGGTTCCGACGAGGTCCGAGACAGCCGCGAAATCGCCCACGTCCGCCGGTTCCAGTCCGGTCGCGTCGCCGTCATCGTCCACCCCTGCGAGGACACAGACGCCGACGACGCGGTCCGCCAACGTCTCAGAGCCGTCGGCTTCGCGGTCTCTCCCCTCGGTGTCGCCCTCGCGCTCCAGTTCACCGGCTCCGGATTCGTCGACCTCCGCGGGCGTTCCGTACTCGTCGACCACGGCTACGAGCACGTCCCCAGCCTCGACGCGACGAACCAGTCGCTCCCGATCGAATTCGAGCATCGCGGCGTCGAGCAGTCGGGCGACGTCGTCGGCGTCGTCGGCCGTCGCCTCGCGGATCTCGTGGGTCACGAGGGGAACCTCGCGGGTGTCGCGGGCGACCGAAACGCCTCGCAAGGGACCGTCATCGCGGCGACGATCCGCCCTTGATCAGCCGAAGCACCCGCACGCGGTCGACTTCCACGGGCTGATCCTCCGGCACCGGACTGCCGTCGATCAGCACCGAGACCTCGTGGGGCGAGTAGCCGACGGCACGGACGACGTCGGCGTAGGTGTCGGTGTCGCCGACTTCGACCGCCTCTTCGCCTTCGCCGACGACGTCGACGGTCACGCGCATACGCCCGATTCGGTCGGCGCGGGCTTGCCGGTTTCGCTTTCGGCGGTGAGGCGGCGACCGGAACGCGGGTGGTTTATGAGCCACGGGGCCCCTCTCTCGCGTATGAGTGAGGCCGACGCCTCGGAGGGGGCCCCGGCGGGGCGCGAGATCTGGATCGAGAAGTATCGACCGGAGACCTTCGACGACATCTACGGACAGGAGGAGATCGTCGGGCGCCTCCGGTCCTACGTCGAGCGCGACGACCTACCGCACCTGTTGTTTTCAGGCCCGGCCGGCGTGGGGAAAACCACCGCAGCCACCGCGATCGCCCGCGAAGTCTACGGCGACGACTGGCGGAACAACTTCCTCGAACTGAACGCCTCCGACGAGCGCGGGATCGACGTCGTGAGGGATCGAATCAAGAACTTCGCGCGCTCGTCGTTCGGCGGCTACGACCACCGGATCATCTTCCTCGACGAGGCCGACAGTCTCACCGACGACGCCCAGTCAGCGCTGCGCCGGACGATGGAGCAGTTCTCCGACAACACGCGCTTCATTCTCTCGTGTAACTACTCCTCGAAGATCATCGACCCGATTCAGTCCCGATGCGCGGTATTCCGCTTCTCGCCGCTGTCGGACGAGGCGATCCGACAGCAGGTCGAAGCGATCGCCGAAGCGGAGGACATCGAGGTCACCGAGGACGGCCTCGACGCGCTCGTGTACGCCGCCAGCGGCGATATGCGCCGCGCGATCAACTCCCTGCAGGCGGCGGCGACGACCGGCGAGGTCGTCGACGAGGAGGCCGTGTATCTGATCACCTCGACGGCCCGCCCCGAGCAGATCGAGGAGATGGTGGAGGCGGCCATCGACGGCGACTTCGCGTCGGCGCGGTCCCAACTCGAAACGCTACTGGTCGACACCGGGATGGCGGGCGGCGACGTCATCGATCAGCTGCACCGCTCGGCGTGGGACTTCGACCTCGACGAGCGAACGACGATCCGGCTGATGGAGCGGATCGGCGAGGCCGATTATCGGATCACGGCGGGGGCGAACGAGCGAGTGCAGTTGGAGGCGCTGTTGGCCTCTCTCGCCGCCGAGGAGTAGGCGTCACTCGGCATCGACGTGCCGCCGCCGGCCGCTAATCAGTCGTTAAACGGCCTCGAACGACCGTCGACGCCTCCCGCACCCGGAACTGTTTTACCCGGCCGTGGGTCAACTGACGGGTAATGAGTGAACTCGAAGCGGAGTACCGTCTCGACTACTTCGAGGAGGAGGGGTTCCACCGGAAGCAGTGTCCGGTGACGGACGTCCACTTCTGGACGCGCGACCCCGACCGCGAGACCTGCGGCGAACCCCCCGCGGACGACTACTCCTTCATCGACAACCCCGGCTTCGACGAGGAGTACACCTTAGAGGAGATGCGCGAGGAGTTCCTCTCCTTCTTCGAGGAGCACGGTCACGAGCGGATCGAACCGTACCCGGTCGCGGCGAACCGCTGGCGCGACGACGTCCTCCTGACGCAGGCGTCGATCTACGACTTCCAGCCGCTGGTCACGAGCGGGCAGACGCCGCCCCCGGCGAATCCCCTCACCATCTCCCAGCCGTGCATCCGAATGCAGGACATCGACAACGTCGGCAAGACCGGTCGGCACACGATGGCCTTCGAGATGATGGCCCACCACGCGTTCAACGCCCGCGAGGAGGTCGGCGACGAGTACGCCTACTCCGGCGAGGTCTACTGGAAGGACGAGACCGTCGAACTCTGCGATCAGTTCTTCGAGCATATGGGCGCTGACCTCGAAGAGATCACCTACATCGAGGACCCGTGGGTCGGCGGCGGCAACGCCGGTCCCGCCTTCGAGGTCCTGTACCGCGGCGCCGAACTCGCGACGCTCGTCTTCATGTCGATGGAGCAGGACGACGAGGGCGACTACGAGATGAAGGACGGCAACCGGTACTCGCCGATGGACACCTACATCGTCGACACCGGCTACGGCCTCGAACGCTGGACGTGGGTGTCGC
This portion of the Halobellus litoreus genome encodes:
- a CDS encoding replication factor C small subunit: MSEADASEGAPAGREIWIEKYRPETFDDIYGQEEIVGRLRSYVERDDLPHLLFSGPAGVGKTTAATAIAREVYGDDWRNNFLELNASDERGIDVVRDRIKNFARSSFGGYDHRIIFLDEADSLTDDAQSALRRTMEQFSDNTRFILSCNYSSKIIDPIQSRCAVFRFSPLSDEAIRQQVEAIAEAEDIEVTEDGLDALVYAASGDMRRAINSLQAAATTGEVVDEEAVYLITSTARPEQIEEMVEAAIDGDFASARSQLETLLVDTGMAGGDVIDQLHRSAWDFDLDERTTIRLMERIGEADYRITAGANERVQLEALLASLAAEE
- a CDS encoding GNAT family N-acetyltransferase, giving the protein MTHEIREATADDADDVARLLDAAMLEFDRERLVRRVEAGDVLVAVVDEYGTPAEVDESGAGELEREGDTEGRDREADGSETLADRVVGVCVLAGVDDDGDATGLEPADVGDFAAVSDLVGTDRSATEIESIAVHRSRRGRGIGRALVDAAATRSAGPLVARFHEQVRPFYEALGFEIREHAGETGRDDESGTGVGGSEDSGVEGAGDPVGSDDRLYGVLR
- a CDS encoding phosphoglucomutase/phosphomannomutase family protein, translating into MDAISFGTDGWRATLDTFTDERVRIVGQAVADYLADEGYDDPVVIGYDARLSSEGFAGSLADVFTGNGFDVLLPRRDCPTPLVAHAIVERGLSGGLMITASHNPPEYNGVKFIPADGAPALPEVTDAVADRLAEPDLRPESERGTVRRVDLVTPHAEHARELVDADLSGLTVVHDAMHGSGRGVTDELLRSAGAEVFNVRDDRDPEFGGTPPEPSAENLGPLVEAVERHGADLGVANDGDSDRVAFVTPDRGHLDENLFFAAAYDYLLESDSGPAIRTVSTTFLIDRIAEAHGEEVFETAVGFKWVAQSMAEHDALMGGEESGGFSIRGHVREKDGVLMGLLGAAAAAAEPMDDRVDRLLDTHGDIVADKIGLDCPDAEKDRVIDELDDALPDRVADRDIAEVVTLDGFKLLLDDGSWLLVRPSGTEPKMRIYAEAASQERADALLAAGRELVEPLI
- the samp2 gene encoding ubiquitin-like small modifier protein SAMP2; amino-acid sequence: MRVTVDVVGEGEEAVEVGDTDTYADVVRAVGYSPHEVSVLIDGSPVPEDQPVEVDRVRVLRLIKGGSSPR